The nucleotide sequence GTACGGACCAAACACAGTCGCACAAGTGCTCAAGTAAGTGccgggcttttcccttcgcccctCCCACCGCCCGCTGCCCGCTCGCCCCGCTGGCTGCAGTGGgcccccagccatccccccccagccatcccccccAGCCATCCCAGTGGGGCAACGGGACGGACTTACCCCGTGCCccagccatccccccccccagccatcccaGTGGGGCAACAGGACGGACTTACCCCGTGCCCCAGccatcccccccccagccattccCCCCCAGCCATCCCAGTGGGGCAACAGGACAGACTTACCCCGTGCCCCAgccatcccccccgcccccccagccatcCCAGTGGGGCAAAGGGACGGACTTACTCCGTGCCCCGGCCTGGGGGGCCAGAAAGGCAAGTGAACGCCGAGTGAGAAGCCGGGCCCTGGCATCAGCGTCCCTGAGCCGGCTCGTGTCTGCCCACGGGCTCTGACGGCCTCGGCAGCAGTGGCCTTCCCTCAGGGCCCAGGACAGGCAGGCTCTCCGCCCCGCAAGCTGTCCGCGGGACTCAGGCAGTCGCGGGAGGGAGGAGCCTTACCGAGCGAGCGGGGGagggctcagtggtttgagcactggcctgctaagcccagggttgtgagttcaatccttgaggggccaGTTAGGGCTCTGGGCCAAGCTGTCAgggttggtgcttggtcctgctgtgagggcagggactggactccatgacccctcgaggtcccttccagctctatcagAGCGGTGTAGTAGTGTTTGGCTGGGCTCtctgaggggagcccagggacagctgTCTCTGGTAGGAACTAGATGTGGTGAAACTGCGTTGTTGTTCGATTCCCAGGCTAGGCTAGCAGCACGTTCCTCCCTGCTCCGACTGAGCAGCTCTGCATTCTCGCAGTGAGCTGTGCCGAGCCGAGGTAGGAGTGCTCTGCTAAATCCCTGCCTTTGCCAGAGCCTGCTAGTTAGTCCTGTTTgcgtctctctcctccctgcagaAAACTTGCTGCGTTTGACACCTGGAGCGCCTTGGCAGTGCACATAGCCATGGACAACACGGTAGTGATGGAAGAAATCAGTAAGTGCAACACGCAGAGGCAAGCTGCGTGCACTGGCTGTCGGGCCAAAGGGAGGAACAGGAGAGCAGAGACAGTGTAATATGGCTGCTTTCTTCGGTGGGGTCCCCGTGTGTGCTCCACTTGCGCTTCAACAAAAGCAACATAAGGACCTTCAAAAATCCAAACTGGCATTACCCTTTGATGATGCAATCCTAGAAATTGCCGACGATATATGGATGCAGCTCAGCAAAAATCCAAGACGTCCCAACATAGGAATGCTGCTGCCGATAAAGAATCGAAACACTCAGACCTTCTCGGACGGAAAGTTTGTCCTTCCGCCGCACTTATACTGAGAATGGCGCACTGCACTGCTCATCTGTCTGACCATAGCTGGCAGTTTTAGAGAACTTGCCCGACGAGAAACAGCAGCTCTTAAAATCAGTTACCCAGGAAGGCTATACGGCCTCAACAACGGCCTTGCAAATTTCCCTGGATATTGCCGATGCAGCAGCATGGGCCACGGGGACGTCCGTGGTTATGAGGCAGTCGTGATGGCTACAGATGGCATCCGTACCTAAGGATTTACAATCTAAGGTAGAAGACCTGCCCTTTGACAGAGAGAGTCGCCGTTTCTCGTCGGGCAAGTTCTCTAAAACTGCTGCCAGCTATGGTCAGACAGATGAGCAGTGCAGTGCGCCATTCTCAGTATAAGTGCGGCGGAAGGATAAACTTTCCGTCCGAGAAGGTCTGAGTGTTTCGATTCTTTATCGGCAGCAGCATTCCTATGTTGGGACGTCTTGGATTTTTGCTGAGCTGCATCCGCAACTAACGAGTTCGGTTGAGGGCGCGTGAACAGAAATTCCATCCCCTTTGGgggaacaaaatatttcttggcTGCCCCCTTACGAGTGGGCTGAGAGGACACCGGAGTTTGCCATATAATTGCGTCATCGAAGGGTAATGCCAGTTTGGATTTGGGGATTTTTGAAGGTCCTTCAACAGCTTATGTTGCTTTTGTTGAACCTCAAGTGGAGCACACGCAGGGCCATGCACCGCGAAGAAACATCGTTACTGCAGAGGGCGAGTAACTTCCTCACGTGGGTGGTAAACGGCCGCTGTACAAATCGTGGCCGGGGAGTTGGAAACAAAGGGCATCCCCACCCAGCAAAGGAAACCCCGGGGCTCACCTGTGCCCGCCGACTCGGGCCTGCAGGCCTTGGGCTGCTGGGCGGACTTCTAGCCTCGGGCTAGTGCCCAGACGGTAGGGAGTGTCCGCGGGCTCCGGTTGAGGTCTCCACAGCAGTGCAAGAGCCCTGCAGGCCTGACTCTGCGGGCACAGGCGAGCCAGGTTGGCTTTGCTTGGCAGCTACCCCCAGAGTGGAGACTGATGCTGGTAGGAGCAAGCAGCAAAGCCAGATGAGCATTTTGATCATTTTTACTGTAAATTCTGGGTTGACTGGCACAGTGGAGAGCGCACCAGCCCCGGCACTAGGCGGGAGCTGCCTGAAGGTTGGGGTTGGCACGTTCGTGTGGTGGCCGTCCATGTTTCCGAGAGCTGCAGCTTCTTTCACCCAGCAGGAAGGGAGCAAGAACAGATGTgacgggagggggaggaataAGCAACATTGCCTTGCACACCgagagggaggggcaagggaagagaagaaagcacTGGCTACAGGCAGAGCTGTTAGAGGTAATGGATCAGCTGTTCCCTTCTGAGATGGCTGGATGGCTCACTGCATCCGCAGTGTTTGATTTGCGCCAGGCTGAGCCCCGGCAGTTCATAGCCctgcacctctgggcttgctgcaccAGTTGTAAATGCGAAACACCTGATTGCGCTCCGGCACCTTTGTCAGTGCCACTCAAGCCCCGATAATCCGCCTCGGAGGTACATGGCTGCAGCTTCTTTGGGCCACCGTTTCGGATTGATTTGCATCTTTAGTCTGCAGCGCTTTACTACCAAGTAACACCAGTTTTCCAGGGAGTGGTAGACTTGGCAATTGAATTCGTAAGGCCTGGAGAAGGGTAATTGGAATCGGGGTCAGAAATTCCCAGCTAATGGGGAAATCTGGCGCTGAGTTGCTGGGTGGTCTTCAGCAACCTAGTTAGACTCacagcctcagtttcctcttctgcaaaatggggatgtgCAGTGCTCACAGGTGTGCTGTGAGGATCGGTGTTTGTGCAGTACTCGTGCTGGGTTTCCGTCGCTGATGCAGACGTGTTGTGCTCTGCTTCAAGGAGCCTTAGCCCTCATGGACTCTTCATCTGACCAGTCTGAGCGTGGCAAGGCTCCTTGCCAGAAAGCCTGTGCTGCGTGTGGAGACAGGTCCCATGGGGAGGTCCCTGTAGACTCCTTGTGGCTCCCGAGTGCTCCGTGGGGTCTTATTGCAGATGGAGGCCTCCAGTGTTCAGCCAGGgcacttcccttctccctccctagctcccccGGGGTCAGTGTGTGGGGATTGCGCTGTTATTGTCCTGGCACCCCAAGTGAGCCCTGTGggatgtctgcacagcagtaaAGCCCTGGCAGCTGGCCTGGGCTGTGGGACTGGACCGTTGCAAGGCAGATGTTCGGGATCAGGCTGGGGACGAGGCTCCGGGACCCTCCTCCTCGTGGactcccagagccctggctccagcctgaatCTGAATGCCTGCCcggcaggctgcagggccatgcgtCCGAGCCAGCTGACACAAGCCAGCCAGCGGGGAACACTTGGGGCACGTGGAAGGGCTCTGGGTGCAAGGCTGGATGTACAGTTACCTCCAGAACATGCACATGGGCGTGGACTTCTGCCCAGCGCACGCGAGGCGGGGAAAGGGCTCTGTGCAGAGGACGTCGCTCTGGACCCCGGCCGGCCGGTCGCTGGGCCGTGAGCGGTGGGAGGCTGGGTGAGTCAGGTCCTCGGCCAGCACGAGAAGCCGCTAGCTGCTTTTCCTGACGCGCGCTCCCTTTTGTAGGAAGGCTATGCAAGgccagtgtctcctgggctggggcGGCAGccttccctggggcagggccagaccTGGTCTACAATGGGTACCCGGATGGAGCGGAGGTTACGGACAGGTCGCTATGGAAACCATTGGTGCTGCTGATCCCTCTTCGCCTCGGGCTCACAGACATCAACGAGGCTTACATTGAAACGTTAAAGGTAGGCGCTGCTGGCGGCCTGCGCACCAGGGCAGTCTGGTTCCAGGGAAGAATGTTCGTGCGTTGCAAGAGACAGTGTCTAGGTGCCTAAGTCTCCTTGGCAGTGGGGGACCTAAGAGCCCAAGTCGTGAAGTCAcctgaaaatgggatttaggcgCTTCTGAGGATTTTGCCTCGGTCTGTTCTCAGCCCCTCCCGGTGTCTGAACCCAGCCCAGGCTGCCAGTCTGCTCGGCTGGGCTGTGCGCCGGGGTCAGAGCTGGGTGCCACGATCCAGGCGCAGAGCTCTGGGATTCCAGCAGGGCTCGGCACGGCCGGGCTGGCAGGCTCAGAGGGCCCATGCTGACGTGCTCTAGCCCTGGTGctggccccgtggctgtgtgAGCGGGATGTCTCTGACTGGTGCCTGGACGCAGCAGGGTGGAGGCTGTTTCCCCATCCCTTGCCCAAGAGCATGGGAACAACGTAGGTCCCTTGGGGGCGGCTGCAGGTCCAGGGCAAACCCAGGCCCTGCTGAGTCGTGGGGAGTGTCATTGACTCTGGAGAGTTTCACTCCGTTGCTGGAGGAATTTGGGCCCGGACCAGGCAGGGTCCAGTCTCGTCTCTTCTCCCGTTTCTTCCTGGGCTGCGCCTCTGAGCCTTGTTCCGTCGAGGCCCCGTGGCGCAGCGACCCCCTACACTTGGCTGTGCTGCTTGGGGGCTCACGCTGCAGCCCGGCAGGTGCCCATGACGGTGACCCCTTGCGCGGCTGCCCACGTTCTCTTGCTTTGCAGCACTGCTTCATGATGCCGCAGTCCCTGGGCGTGATTGGCGGGAAGCCCAACAGTGCTCATTACTTCATTGGCTACGTGGGTGAGTGACCAGCCGGCCTCGCTGGTGCCACGCCGGGGAGCAGCCCAGTCCGGCTTGAGACGCCTGGCCACGCCGGGGAGCGGGCGGCTGGGCTAGCTATCTGATGTGCCCATGCTGTCGCTTTGTGTCTGTAGGCGAGGAGCTAGTTTACCTGGACCCGCACACCACGCAGCCTGCCGTGGACGCCAGTGACAGCGGCTGCATCCCTGACGAGAGCTTCCACTGCCAGCACCCGCCCTGCCGCATGAGCATCGCCGAGCTCGACCCGTCCATCGCAGTGGTGCGTCCCAGGACTCCTCCGGCTGGGCACTCACAGGGCGGGGACCTGGAGAGAGGTTACCTCTCGTGCCCTGACTGTCTGCATGTGTCCGGAGCAGCCTGCTAGCTCTGCGGAGCATTACCCAGGCCACTGaagctgcccccgccccaccccattCCTGCACAGCCGTGAAGGCGTGACAGCCTGAGAGTCCAACACTGGACAGACTTGAGGAACCCCTGAACCAGGGGTCTGCCTCTGGGTCGCCCCCGCTTAGCTTTTCTCTGAGTGGGtgggctcagggggaggggcaaagggagtAATTACCCCAGAGCCTGGAGGTTCAAAAGGGCCGGGGCTCTGggcaggtgggggaagggttgtgctgcagtctgggcactgctgaggatTGGCTGCCCATTCAGAAGTGTGGAGCCAggcccacccccaccttgccgGGGGCCCAGCGAGGctgccagctccccgggagcatAGGTTCTGCCGTCTCTGAATTGAAGTCTGGCTTTGCCTCCTGCCTTggggtgacgtacatggcccagGCCCTGGCTCCGGGGCGCTCCAGCCCTAGAGCAGCTATGGGGGAAAGTGGGGGGTGGTGAGCCCCCACccgcagctcctccctcccccttcctgcacaCCACCACAGGTCATGCAGGAGGTgccggggaagggggtgcagtaGGGGCAGGCCTGTGGTAGAGCCGGcctcccgcccccacacacacgaGAAAGTCGGTGCCTCTGGACCCCAGCACAGCTGTGCCCGTTTGAAATGTCTGAACTGTGCGCGCagctgggctggctctggccccctCTCGCTTCCAGGCGGGCCCTAGTGAGCGCCGCAGCTTTGGAGGGgattggccagagcagcccctgaagTAGCTGCTTGTGCTGCAGGCTGACTTGCAATTCGAGCGGGTGGCTAGCAGGACCAAAGCGCCGCCCCGCCGCGCCGCGCCCTTGCTACCGGCTGGGCCCACGCGCCGCGTGTCTGTCACAGACCTGCTGGGCGCTGCTCCCGGGCGTGGGGAGGCGCGGCCACACCCTGCTTTGTCTGTACTGGAAGCCAATGAGGACTGTGCCCTGTTTCTTTCCAGGGCTTTTTCTGCAACACGGAGGAGGACTTTAATGACTGGTGCCAGCAAGTCCGAAAGGTTTGTGCTCCGCCACGTCACTGGGAAAGGGCCGCTCCGGCACATGGCAGCCAGGTGTCGAGCACCCCCAGTTCATTCAACCCCAGACGAGCTCAGCCCCCGCTGAAAGCGCCCAGGAGGCTGGCACGTCCGGCTCCCGGCTGGTCTCTAGGCACCGGACAGCCACTTGGGGACGCTGTGGCAGGCTGCTCAGAGAACGAGGCGGGTGGGCCGTGGCCAGGGTGTCGCAGGGAAACCCCCGATCTCCTCTCTCTGTCCTGGGCCCGGCCACCCTCCTGCCTGCCCGGGGGGTGGGACGCAGCAGAGTGTCAAGTTAGAGAAGAGGAAGGTGGCTTGTCAGATCTGTTCACCTCCCAGGCAGACCCGCCCCCCTTGACTGGGGGCACGTTTGTGCTCACAGGCTGCCTCTGTTGGCTCCACAGCTGTCCCTGCTGAGAGGAGCCCTGCCCATGTTTGAACTGGTAGAACATCAGCCCTCGCACTTCTCCAGCCCCGACGTTCTGAATCTCACGCCAGGTAAGGCCAGGAGCCCCCGGTGGGCTTATCCCTTCCGCTTCCTGTTGGATCTGCGCGGTACCCTGGGCTCTCTGCTCCCTGCCAACTGGAACGACGGGGCACTCCTCTAGACGGGATGGCGACGGCTGGGAGTGATTCCTTGCCTTTGTGCTGACGTGGCTGGGCGGGAGCTGGCCTGTgcactggagcagcagctgccacgCAGTCCCTGTCTGGGTTTAGTGATAGGCCTGCTTCGTTGGGCCGTGTCCTCTGAGTGCTCTGCTGCAGGGGTGCATgcgccccagctctgccggtcGGAGAAATTCAGTGCGTCTGTCCCTGCCTGCTGCCAGGAGGCTCCTCAGCAGGACTTCCACTGCCCGAGGCTAGAGACGAGCTCAGAGGCGTCTGATCGTGGATCGTTAACTCCTGAGTTTTGCATGTTTCTTTTTGCTGCTTTGAAGCCTCCTCCTTTTAGTGTTTGTTCTAGTTCTTTCTCAGCCCTTAGCTAGACAGTCGGCCGTAGTGACTGTGTGTCATTTGGCCATTCCcgcacagccacagccctggaAGTTCACTATTGGAACAGACTTGAGGAACCTATGCAATAGGGGGTCTGCCTCTGCCCTTGGTGGGTGGAGTTTTATCCTGGATGTTACAAGCCACCCGAGAACAGCATTCACTGGAAATGTTCTTTCTGCTCGGGTGGGGATGCGTGACGTCTCCCGGGGCCGGcggcaggggctggggtgtggTCCACATGAAGCTGCAAGAGGGTGCCAGTCCGCTTTCTTTCCAAAGACTGGCTGAACCCAGCCTCTCTTGGAGCAGAACGTGCTGCGTAGCACACACCCATAAATGTAAATGAGGGTCCGTCTGTGTATGGACACATCTACATGCAGCTGCCAGATGGTGCCCCCAGGGTTGTGCCACACGCAGGCTGAGGCACGCGCAATCCAGTGCCGAGGAGAGATGGGAGCTAATACACTCTGTGCCACCCATAGTGGAAGTGTCATGTGGATTGGCCACTGTTGTCGCGCTTAGAGTGTGCGCTGTCGTCTTCCCCCCGCCGAGCCCCGCAGCCAGTCATGCTCACCGCTTCTTTCCATTGGCGTCTGCCGCCCCCAAACTGCCTGGGATGCAGCTTGTGGCTTTGGGGTAAATCTGTGGTAAGCAAGGGGCCCATTCCAGAGGTAACGTGCCCTCTGTACACagcttcttagagggacaagtggtgTTCAGCCACCCGAGACTCAGCAATTGCAGAGGTAGGTTTGTCTCTTGTGTCTTTCAGACTCTTCTGATGCAGACAGACTGGAAAGATTCTTTGACTCAGAGGATGAAGACTTTGAAATCTTGTCTCTTTGAAAATAGATAGAAACTGACTCTGCACAGCTGTGGTGTGTGGGGgacgtgggcggggggaggaagttCCTTCGAGTGCCTCGGCCCCTACTGGTTTTCATAGGTGCTTGCTGACATCCCTGCCTCCCATCCATCCCAGCAATCTGTGCACTGTCTGCATTGGGATCAAGAAACAAGTCACGGTTAAGGCTTCAGTGGCCAGTCAGGATTTCTCAGTGCCACGCCTGGGCAGAAAGTGGATGCAGTGGTGCCCAGAATGTCAAAGGTTGGTTTGTTACAGCAGCAGCTGTGCTGGTCTGACCGGAGTAACAGCAGAACCCCCCAGAGAGCTAGACCCTTAGGACTACACCCAGCACTATTTAATCGGAGCCACCCTTCTGCCGGGGACGGGGGCAAAGCCTCTAGTTCCTCCCACAGCTTTCCTCCttctggctgacctgggccatgTAAATGAATCCCAGACATGCCCCACACGAGTGCCCAGCCCAGAACTACGTGAGCTACTTGCCTGGATGGTCGTGTTTTCCATAGTACtaggccccatgctgctgctcatGCTTTACAGAAGTTGCagtgctctcacacacacacggtgcTGCCTGTTTTCTCACCGCTCCCGGAAGCTGCAGGCTCTGATGAAGGG is from Pelodiscus sinensis isolate JC-2024 chromosome 10, ASM4963464v1, whole genome shotgun sequence and encodes:
- the ATG4B gene encoding cysteine protease ATG4B isoform X1; this encodes MVGLSGSPLRVSWNECRRSLGQEGGTGPTSDTGWGCMLRCGQMIFAQALVCRHLGRDWRWVKGEMQTDEYFSVLNAFSDRKDSYYSIHQIAQMGVGEGKSIGQWYGPNTVAQVLKKLAAFDTWSALAVHIAMDNTVVMEEIRRLCKASVSWAGAAAFPGAGPDLVYNGYPDGAEVTDRSLWKPLVLLIPLRLGLTDINEAYIETLKHCFMMPQSLGVIGGKPNSAHYFIGYVGEELVYLDPHTTQPAVDASDSGCIPDESFHCQHPPCRMSIAELDPSIAVGFFCNTEEDFNDWCQQVRKLSLLRGALPMFELVEHQPSHFSSPDVLNLTPDSSDADRLERFFDSEDEDFEILSL
- the ATG4B gene encoding cysteine protease ATG4B isoform X3; the encoded protein is MDAATLTYDTLRFEYEDFPETKEPVWILGRTYSAVTEKEAILLDVTSRLWFTYRRNFPAIGGTGPTSDTGWGCMLRCGQMIFAQALVCRHLGRDWRWVKGEMQTDEYFSVLNAFSDRKDSYYSIHQIAQMGVGEGKSIGQWYGPNTVAQVLKKLAAFDTWSALAVHIAMDNTVVMEEIRRLCKASVSWAGAAAFPGAGPDLVYNGYPDGAEVTDRSLWKPLVLLIPLRLGLTDINEAYIETLKHCFMMPQSLGVIGGKPNSAHYFIGYVGEELVYLDPHTTQPAVDASDSGCIPDESFHCQHPPCRMSIAELDPSIAVGFFCNTEEDFNDWCQQVRKLSLLRGALPMFELVEHQPSHFSSPDVLNLTPDSSDADRLERFFDSEDEDFEILSL
- the ATG4B gene encoding cysteine protease ATG4B isoform X2, which gives rise to MLRCGQMIFAQALVCRHLGRDWRWVKGEMQTDEYFSVLNAFSDRKDSYYSIHQIAQMGVGEGKSIGQWYGPNTVAQVLKKLAAFDTWSALAVHIAMDNTVVMEEIRRLCKASVSWAGAAAFPGAGPDLVYNGYPDGAEVTDRSLWKPLVLLIPLRLGLTDINEAYIETLKHCFMMPQSLGVIGGKPNSAHYFIGYVGEELVYLDPHTTQPAVDASDSGCIPDESFHCQHPPCRMSIAELDPSIAVGFFCNTEEDFNDWCQQVRKLSLLRGALPMFELVEHQPSHFSSPDVLNLTPDSSDADRLERFFDSEDEDFEILSL